The Amycolatopsis endophytica genome includes the window GGTGCAACTTGATTTTCGGATCCCGGGGAGCATGAACTTCTCCGTCGCGGAGCCTGCCGAACCGGCCGTGCCCCGCGACGCGGCGACGGTGCTGTTGTTGCGGGACGGTGCGGACGGGCTCGAGGTCTTCCTGCAGCGGCGCGTGTCCGCGATGGCGTTCGCGGCGGGCATGACGGTCTTCCCCGGCGGCGGGGTGGACCGGCGCGACGCGGACGCGACGATCGCCTGGGCGGGCCCGCCGGCCACTGACTGGGCGGGCTGGTTCAACGGCACCGAGCAGACCGCGCGCGCCCTCGTGTGCGCGGCCGTGCGGGAGACGTTCGAGGAGTCCGGCGTCCTGCTCGCCGGCACCGCCGACGAGGTCGTCACCGGCACCGCGCAGTACGCGGGCGCGAGGGAGGCGCTGGTCTCGCGGGAGCTGTCGCTCGCCGGGTTCCTGGCCCGTGAAGGGCTCACCCTCCGCTCGGACCTGCTGCGCCCGTGGGCGCACTGGATCACGCCGGTGCAGGAGAAGCGCCGCTACGACACCAGGTTCTTCGCCGCGATCCTGCCCGCGGGCCAGGACGCCGACGGCAAGACGACCGAGGCCGAGTCGTCCGGCTGGCAGCGCCCGGTGGACGCGCTCGCCGACGCCGAGGCAGGCCGCAGCATGCTGATGCCGCCGACTTGGCACACCCTCACCGAGCTGGCCTCCTTCGGCACCGCCGCCGAGGCGCTGGCCACCGAGCGCACGGTCGAGGCGATCATCCCGAAGCTGATCCGCGAGGGCGACGAGATCCGGGTGGTCGTGGAATGACACACCCCGCCTACGAAGTGCGCCGCGAGGTCTCGCCGACGGCGTCGGTGGTCTTGGAGAACAACCCGTCCACGATGACGCTGGACGGCACGAACACCTGGATCCTGGGGGCGCCGGGCGCGCGCGAGTGCGTGATCGTCGACCCCGGCTACCGGGACCTGGACCACCTGACGCTGCTGACCCAGCAGGGCCCGGTCGCGCTGATCCTGCTGACCCACCACCACCCCGACCACACCGAGGGCGCACCGTGGCTGGCCGAGCAGGTCCAGGCCCCGGTGCGGGCGCTCGACGCCGCGCTGTGCCGCGATGCCGCGCCGTTCGCCGACGGCGACGTGATCTCCGCCGCCGGGCTCGACATCGAGGTCGTGCACACCCCCGGCCACACCGCCGACTCGGTCTGCTTCCGGGTCGGCGACCAGGTGCTGACGGGCGACACGATCCTGGGCCGCGGCACGACGGTGCTGACCGACCTCGGCGCCTACCTGGACACGCTGCGGAAGCTGATCGAACTGCCGTCCGGGCTGCTCGCGCTGCCCGGGCACGGCCCGGAACTCGCCGACGTGCAGGTGGTCGCGCAGGAGTACCTCGACCACCGCGAACAGCGGCTCGACCAGGTCCGCAAGGCGCTGGAGACGCTCGGCCCGGACGCCACCGCGCGGCAGGTGGTCGAGATCGTCTACGCCGACGTCGACAAGGCGCTGTGGACCCCGGCCGAGCACAGCGTCAACGCCCAGCTGCAGTACCTGCGCTCCACCCGGACGCGGTGATCTAGGAGACGAGGACCTGCTCGCGCGGTGCCTTGACGGTGCCGCGCAGCAGGAACACCACCGCGGCGATCACCAGGGCGGCGCCGGTCGCCGCGAGGAAGGCCGTCGACGGGCCGGAGTGCTCGACCAGGTAGCCGCTCACCGACTGCCCGAAGGCCAGGCCCAGCGTCACCGCGGTGAGCACCCAGCCGAACGCCTCGGCGGCGGTGCCCTTCGGTGCCACGAGCTCGATCGCCGTCGAGTGCGTCGCCGACTGCGGGGTGATCAG containing:
- a CDS encoding NUDIX hydrolase, with product MNFSVAEPAEPAVPRDAATVLLLRDGADGLEVFLQRRVSAMAFAAGMTVFPGGGVDRRDADATIAWAGPPATDWAGWFNGTEQTARALVCAAVRETFEESGVLLAGTADEVVTGTAQYAGAREALVSRELSLAGFLAREGLTLRSDLLRPWAHWITPVQEKRRYDTRFFAAILPAGQDADGKTTEAESSGWQRPVDALADAEAGRSMLMPPTWHTLTELASFGTAAEALATERTVEAIIPKLIREGDEIRVVVE
- a CDS encoding MBL fold metallo-hydrolase; this encodes MTHPAYEVRREVSPTASVVLENNPSTMTLDGTNTWILGAPGARECVIVDPGYRDLDHLTLLTQQGPVALILLTHHHPDHTEGAPWLAEQVQAPVRALDAALCRDAAPFADGDVISAAGLDIEVVHTPGHTADSVCFRVGDQVLTGDTILGRGTTVLTDLGAYLDTLRKLIELPSGLLALPGHGPELADVQVVAQEYLDHREQRLDQVRKALETLGPDATARQVVEIVYADVDKALWTPAEHSVNAQLQYLRSTRTR